A DNA window from Nyctibius grandis isolate bNycGra1 chromosome 25, bNycGra1.pri, whole genome shotgun sequence contains the following coding sequences:
- the SORL1 gene encoding sortilin-related receptor — protein MATPSSGGARRAAPLPRRLLPFLLLLAAAGDRGATGHRSALLLRAPPPAEPPRSRRAAQRPPEPIQVYGQVSLNDSHNQMVVHWAGEKSNVIVALARDSLSLLGPKNSDVYVSYDYGKSFKKISERFSFGGGNSSEVAIAQFYHSPADNKRYIFVDAFVPYLWITTDFCSNIQGFSIPFRAADLLLHSRNPNLLLGFDRSHPKKQLWKSDDFGQTWIMIQEHVKSFSWGVEPYDKPNTVYVERHEPSGASTVIRSTDFFQSRENKEIILEDVEDFQLRDKYMFATKSVRLQGSSQPPSVQLWVSFDRKPMRVAQFVTKHPIKEYYVADASEDQVFVCVSHDNNRTNLYISEAEGLKFSLSLENVLYYSPGGAGSDTLVRYFANEPFADFHRVEGVRGVYIATLLNGSFSEENMRSVITFDKGGTWELLQPPAQTRYGEHIDCEVSQGCSLHLAQRLSQLLNFQLRRMPILSKESAPGLIIATGSVGKNMAKKTNVYVSSSAGARWREALSGPHYYTWGDHGGILVAIAQGTETDQLKYSTNEGETWKTFTFSEKPVFVYGLLTEPGEKSTIFTIFGSYKENGHSWLILQINTTDVLGVPCTENDYKLWSPSDERGNECLLGHKTVFKRRTPHATCFNGEDFDRPVMVSNCSCTREDFECDFGFKLSDDLSLEVCVPDPEFAGKPYDPPVPCPVGSTYKKTRGYRKISGDTCTGGDIESRLEGELVPCPLAEENEFILYATRYSIHRYDLASGVSEELPLAGLRGAVALDFDYDHNCLYWADVTLDIIQRLCLNGSSGQEIIISTGLETVEALAFEPLSQLLYWVNAGNPKIEVANPDGDLRLTVLNSSILERPRALALVPRDGLMFWTDWGDSRAGIYRSDMDGSSAGCIVSEGVRWPNGISVDDRWIYWTEAYMDRIERVDFNGLQRSVILDSLPHPYAIAVFKNEIYWNDWSQLSIFRASKTTGSRMEILVGRLNGIMDMKIFYRGKTTGQNACIAKPCSLLCLPKSNNGRSCKCPEGVSSTMLPTGEVKCDCPRGYVMKNNTCIKEENTCLPNQYRCFNGNCINSIWQCDNDNDCGDMSDEKNCPTTVCDADTQFRCQGSGTCIPLSYKCDLEDDCGDNSDESHCEAHQCRSDEFSCSSGMCIRLSWMCDGDNDCRDWSDEVNCTAVYHTCEASSFQCQNGHCIPQRWACDGDADCQDGSDEDPANCEKKCNGFQCPNGTCIPTSKHCDGVNDCSDASDEQRCEPLCTRYMDFVCKNRQQCLFHSMVCDGIIQCRDGSDEDANYAGCSQDPEFHRTCDQFSFQCQNGVCISLVWKCDGMDDCGDYSDEANCENPTEAPNCSRYYQFQCGNGHCIPNRWKCDGENDCGDWSDEKDCEGSPVHPVTTSTPPTCLPNHFRCNSGTCIMNSWVCDGYKDCTDGSDEEACPTSRPNVTATSPVLPGRCSRFEFECQQLHKCIPNWKRCDGRRDCQDGTDERNCPTHSTLSCPNGYKCEDGEACIMVTERCDGYLDCSDSSDEMNCTDDTVVYKVQNLQWTADFSGDVTLTWARPKRMSSTSCVYNIYYRTVGESIWKILETHSNKTNSVLKVLKPDCTYQVKVQVQCLSRVYNTNDFITLRAPEGLPDAPFNLQLSLKKEAEGVVTGCWSPPVNAHGLIREFIVEYSRSGSKEWSSLRTTKNYTEIKNLEVNTLYTVRVAAVTSRGVGNWSDSKSITTIKGKVIPPPVIHIESYSEDSISFSLKMTTNIKVSGYVVNIYWTFDTHRQEKRTLIIEGEKSIQKVANLTAHTPYEISAWAKTELGDSPLSFVHVVTRGTRPASPSLKAKAINQTAVECSWTGPRNVVYGIFYATSFLELYRSPHNTTTTSHNSTVIVQRDEQYLFLVRVMSPYQGPPSDYVVVKMIPDNRLPPRHLHSVHTGKTFAVIKWESPYDSPDQDMLYAVAVKDLVRKTDKIYKVKTRNSTVEYTIKKLEPGGKYHVIVQLGNMSKESSMKITTVPLSAPDALKIITENDHILLFWKSLALKESNFNESRGYEIHMFDSLMNITAYLGNTTENYFKVSNLKIGHNYSFTVQARCLYSGQMCGEPATLLYDELGTGEDPSAANTGRSTDVAAIVVPVLFLLLVTLGIGFVVLYMRHRRLQNSFTAFANSHYSSRLGSAIFSSGDDLGDEDDEAPMITGFSDDVPMVIA, from the exons GTCAGCCTCAACGATTCCCACAACCAGATGGTCGTTCACTGGGCGGGAGAGAAGAGCAACGTGATCGTGGCCTTGGCCAGAGACAGCCTGTCTTTGCTGGGTCCCAAAAACAGCGAC GTTTATGTGTCGTACGACTACGGGAAGAGTTTTAAGAAGATTTCGGAGAGGTTCAGCTTCGGCGGGGGGAACAGCAGCGAGGTGGCCATCGCCCAGTTCTACCACAGCCCAGCCGACAACAAGAGG TATATCTTCGTGGACGCCTTCGTCCCGTACCTCTGGATCACCACCGACTTCTGCAGCAATATTCAGGGCTTCTCGATTCCCTTCAGAGCAGCAGACCTCCTCCTGCACAGCAGGAACCCCAACCTCCTCTTGGGCTTTGACAGGTCTCATCCTAAAAAACAG CTCTGGAAATCGGATGATTTCGGCCAGACCTGGATAATGATTCAGGAACACGTGAAGTCTTTCTCTTG GGGAGTCGAGCCCTACGATAAGCCCAATACAGTGTACGTCGAGCGGCACGAGCCTTCTGGGGCTTCGACTGTCATTCGCAGCACCGATTTCTTTCAAAGCcgagaaaataaagaaataatcctGGAAGACGTTGAAGACTTCCAGCTCAGGGACAAATACATGTTTGCAACAAAGTCCGTG CGTCTGCAGGGCAGCTCGCAGCCGCCTTCGGTCCAGCTCTGGGTTTCCTTCGACCGCAAGCCGATGCGTGTGGCACAGTTCGTGACCAAGCACCCAATTAAG GAGTATTATGTTGCCGATGCCTCGGAGGACCAGGTGTTTGTGTGCGTCAGCCACGATAACAACCGTACCAACCTCTACATCTCGGAGGCAGAAGGCCTGAAGTTCTCCCTGTCTTTAGAAAACGTGCTCTACTACAGCCCGGGAGGAGCTGGAAGTGACACCTTGGTCAG GTATTTTGCCAACGAGCCCTTTGCGGACTTCCATCGCGTGGAGGGCGTGCGGGGCGTCTACATCGCCACCCTCCTCAACGGCTCCTTCAGCGAGGAGAACATGCGCTCCGTCATCACCTTTGACAAGGGGGGcacctgggagctgctgcagcccccggcGCAGACCCGCTACGGGGAGCACATAGACTGCGAGG tctctcagggctgctctctccACCTGGCCCAGCGCCTGAGCCAGCTCCTCAATTTCCAGCTGCGGAGGATGCCCATTCTCTCCAAGGAGTCGGCGCCGGGACTCATCATCGCCACCG GCTCCGTCGGCAAGAACATGGCAAAGAAAACCAACGTCTACGTCTCGAGCAGTGCCGGAGCAAGATGGAGAGAG GCGCTGTCTGGACCCCACTATTACACCTGGGGCGACCACGGGGGCATTCTCGTGGCCATCGCGCAGGGCACCGAGACCGACCAGCTCAA GTACAGCACAAATGAGGGGGAAACCTGGAAAACGTTCACTTTCTCAGAGAAGCCGGTGTTTGTGTACGGCCTGCTTACCGAGCCCGGGGAGAAGAGCACCATATTCACCATCTTCGGCTCGTACAAAGAGAATGGCCACAGCTGGCTAATACTGCAGATCAACACCACTGACGTGCTGG GGGTCCCCTGCACAGAGAACGACTACAAACTGTGGTCCCCCTCCGACGAGCGAGGCAACGAATGCTTACTGGGgcataaaactgttttcaaaaggaGGACTCCTCACGCGACCTGTTTCAACGGGGAAGATTTTGACAGGCCTGTGATGGTCTCCAACTGCTCATGTACAAGGGAAGACTTTGAGTg TGATTTTGGCTTTAAACTGAGCGACGACTTATCGTTAGAAGTTTGTGTCCCTGACCCCGAATTCGCCGGGAAACCGTACGACCCACCTGTCCCTTGCCCTGTTGGCTCCACTTACAAGAAGACTCGAGG CTACCGAAAGATCTCTGGGGACACTTGTACGGGTGGAGACATCGAGTCGCGGCTCGAAGGGGAGCTGGTGCCGTGCCCGCTAGCTG AGGAGAACGAGTTCATTCTCTACGCCACCCGCTACTCCATCCACCGCTACGACCTCGCCTCCGGCGTCAGCGAGGAGCTGCCCCTggccgggctgcggggggccGTCGCCCTGGACTTCGACTACGACCACAACTGCTTGTACTGGGCCGACGTCACTCTCGACATTATCCAG cgtCTTTGTCTCAACGGCAGCTCTGGGCAAGAAATAATCATAAGCACCGGGCTGGAAACGGTGGAAGCTTTGGCCTTTGAACCTCTCAGTCAGTTGCTGTACTGGGTCAATGCCGGGAATCCCAAAATTGAG GTTGCCAATCCAGATGGAGACCTGCGACTCACCGTCCTCAATTCCTCGATCCTCGAGCGACCCAGAGCCCTCGCTCTGGTTCCCCGAGACgg GCTGATGTTCTGGACAGACTGGGGAGACTCCAGAGCTGGCATTTACCGCAGCGACATGGACGGGTCGTCGGCCGGGTGCATCGTTTCGGAGGGCGTGCGGTGGCCGAACGGCATTTCTGTGGATGACCGCTGGATCTACTGGACCGAAGCCTATATGGACAGGATCGAGAGGGTGGATTTCAACGGGCTGCAGAGATCCGTGATCCTGGACAGCCTTCCTCACCCCTACGCTATTGCTGTGTTTAAG AATGAAATCTACTGGAACGACTGGTCACAGCTGAGTATTTTCAGAGCATCCAAAACCACCGGCTCACGAATGGAGATCTTAGTCGGCCGATTAAATGGGATCATGGATATGAAAAtcttttacagaggaaaaacaacag GGCAGAACGCCTGCATCGCCAagccctgcagcctgctctgcctgcccaaGTCCAACAACGGCAGGAGCTGCAAGTGCCCCGAGGGGGTGTCCAGCACCATGCTGCCCACGGGGGAGGTGAAGTGCGACTGTCCTCGCGGCTACGTCATGAAGAACAACACTTGCATAAAGGAAG AAAACACGTGTCTGCCGAACCAGTACAGATGCTTCAATGGGAACTGCATAAACAGCATTTGGCAGTGTGACAACGACAATGACTGCGGGGACATGAGCGATGAGAAGAACTGCC CCACCACCGTGTGCGACGCCGACACCCAGTTCCGCTGCCAGGGCTCGGGGACCTGCATCCCGCTGTCCTACAAATGCGACCTGGAGGACGACTGTGGGGATAACAGTGATGAAAGCCACTGTG AAGCTCACCAGTGTAGAAGTGACGAATTCAGCTGCAGCTCGGGGATGTGCATTCGCCTCTCCTGGATGTGTGATGGTGATAACGATTGCAGGGACTGGTCCGACGAAGTGAACTGCACTG CAGTTTATCACACCTGCGAGGCCTCCAGCTTCCAGTGCCAGAACGGCCACTGCATCCCTCAGCGCTGGGCCTGCGACGGCGACGCCGACTGCCAGGACGGCTCCGACGAGGACCCCGCCAACTGCG aaaagaagtgCAACGGCTTCCAGTGCCCGAACGGCACTTGCATCCCGACCAGCAAACACTGCGACGGCGTCAACGACTGCTCCGACGCCTCGGACGAGCAGCGCTGTG AACCCCTGTGCACCCGCTACATGGATTTCGTGTGCAAGAACCGGCAGCAGTGCTTGTTCCACTCCATGGTGTGCGATGGCATCATCCAGTGTCGAGACGGATCAGATGAAGATGCCAACTATGCTGGCTGCT CCCAGGACCCCGAGTTCCACCGGACCTGCGACCAGTTCAGCTTCCAGTGCCAGAACGGCGTGTGCATCAGCCTGGTGTGGAAGTGCGATGGGATGGATGACTGTGGCGATTACTCTGACGAAGCAAACTGTG AAAACCCCACCGAGGCCCCGAACTGCTCCCGGTACTACCAGTTCCAGTGCGGGAATGGGCACTGCATCCCCAACCGCTGGAAGTGCGACGGGGAGAATGACTGCGGGGACTGGTCCGATGAGAAGGACTGCGAGG GATCTCCGGTTCATCCCGTCACCACATCGACCCCACCGACGTGTTTACCTAATCACTTCCGTTGCAACAGCGGCACCTGCATCATGAACAGCTGGGTCTGCGACGGCTACAAGGACTGCACCGACGGCTCCGACGAGGAAGCCTGCCCTACTTCAC GACCCAACGTGACGGCCACCTCGCCGGTGCTGCCGGGACGCTGCAGCCGGTTCGAGTTTGAGTGCCAGCAGCTGCACAAGTGCATCCCCAACTGGAAGCGGTGCGACGGCCGGCGGGACTGCCAGGACGGCACGGACGAGAGGAACTGCC CTACTCACAGCACCCTGTCGTGCCCTAATGGTTACAAATGCGAGGACGGAGAGGCCTGCATTATGGTGACAGAGCGGTGTGATGGATATCTGGACTGCTCAGACAGCAGCGATGAGATGAACTGCACCG ATGACACGGTCGTGTACAAAGTCCAGAACCTCCAGTGGACGGCTGACTTCTCCGGCGATGTCACTTTGACGTGGGCTCGGCCAAAAAGAATGTCCTCAACCTCCTGTGTCTACAACATCTATTACAG GACGGTCGGTGAAAGCATTTGGAAGATTTTGGAAACCCACAGCAATAAAACCAACAGCGTTTTGAAAGTCCTCAAGCCTGACTGTACCTATCAGGTGAAAGTCCAAGTGCAGTGTCTCAGCCGAGTTTACAACACCAACGACTTCATCACCCTCCGGGCACCCGAAGGAT TACCCGATGCTCCCTTTAACCTTCAGCTGTCCCTGAAGAAAGAAGCTGAGGGTGTGGTGACAGGCTGCTGGAGTCCCCCTGTGAATGCCCACGGCCTCATACGGGAATTCATC GTGGAATACAGCAGGAGTGGATCCAAGGAGTGGTCGTCCCTTAGAACCACCAAGAACTACACTGAGATCAAGAACTTAGAGGTCAACACATTATACACAGTTAGA GTTGCTGCGGTAACTAGTCGAGGAGTGGGAAACTGGAGTGATTCCAAATCCATAACCACCATAAAAGGCAAAg tcATTCCTCCACCTGTCATACACATTGAGAGCTACAGCGAGGACTCCATAAGTTTCAGCCTAAAAATGACTACTAACATCAAG GTCAGCGGTTACGTTGTGAACATCTACTGGACATTTGATACtcacaggcaggaaaaaaggacTCTCATCATAGAAGGAGAAAAGTCCATCCAAAAAG TGGCAAATTTGACAGCACACACCCCCTATGAAATTTCTGCTTGGGCTAAGACGGAGCTGGGTGACAGCCCTCTGTCTTTTGTGCATGTGGTGACCCGTGGGACAAGACCTGCATCGCCAAGTCTCAAAGCCAAGGCCATCAACCAGACTGCGGTGGAGTGCAGCTGGACCGGACCGAGGAATGTC GTCTATGGCATCTTCTACGCCACATCCTTCCTAGAGCTGTACAGAAGCCCTCACAACACCACCACAACCTCCCACAACAGCACTGTGATTGTGCAGCGGGACGAGCAGTACCTCTTTCTG GTCCGTGTGATGTCTCCCTACCAAGGGCCGCCGTCCGACTACGTTGTGGTGAAGATGATCCCTGACAACCGGCTTCCCCCTCGGCACCTCCACTCGGTGCACACTGGAAAGACGTTCGCGGTCATCAAGTGGGAGTCGCCCTACGATTCGCCCGACCAGGACATG tTATATGCCGTCGCAGTTAAAGATTTAgtaagaaaaacagataaaatctACAAAGTGAAAACCCGGAACAGCACGGTGGAGTACACCATTAAGAAACTTGAACCGGGAGGCAAATACCACGTGATTGTTCAACTGGGAAATATGAGCAAAGAATCCAGCATGAAGATCACCACAG TTCCACTGTCTGCACCGGACGCCTTAAAAATTATAACAGAAAATGACcatattctgcttttttggAAGAGTTTGGCATTAAAGGAAAGTAATTTCAATGAAAGCCGG GGTTACGAGATTCACATGTTTGACAGCTTGATGAACATCACGGCTTATCTCGGGAACACCACAGAAAACTACTTCAAAGTTTCCAACCTGAAGATAGGTCACAACTATTCGTTCACCGTCCAGGCCAGGTGCCTGTACAGCGGGCAGATGTGCGGCGAGCCAGCCACGCTTCTCTACGATGAACTAGGAACTG GTGAAGACCCCTCTGCAGCAAACACCGGCAGATCCACAGACGTCGCTGCCATCGTGGTACCggtgctgttcctgctgctggtgaCCCTCGGGATCGGCTTTGTGGTGCTGTACATGAGGCACAGGCGGCTGCAGAACAGCTTCACCGCCTTCGCCAACAGCCACTACAGCTCCCGCCTGGGCTCGGCCATATTCTCCTCGGGGGATGATTTAG gagaTGAGGATGACGAAGCCCCAATGATAACTGGATTTTCAGATGATGTTCCCATGGTCATCGCATGA